CAGAGTAGTCGTCGGTAAAGACGAACTCCCCCCTGCCGAGTTCTTCGGAGGTCGCCTCCTCGTATATACTGAAGTTCTTGACGCTCGTCATAAACCGCCTTTGGGGAGACGGAGTAAATACGACACGGTTTCTCACTCATCCTTAACGAAAAAACACATTCATAACAAAAGTTACGACACAGTTAGGTATAAATCCATACAGACAGTATGTATGTACGTTATGACAAAGAGAAAGTTCATATTCGACGACTCATCCGAAAAGGAAGCAAAGCTCTTCGCGGGCTTCTCCGAGGTAGAGTCGGAAGTATACGCGTAGGTAAACAACCACGGGTACAGTGACCCGTGGCTTTTGTAATTCCCTCAACTAAGCACTCCAACCGATGCAATATCGGTGGATGAGGTCGGGCGATTTACGTGACGCCCCGACCCGCACAGGCTCACCTTCCGAACTCTCGGAGGGGTTTTGCGAGTGCGGTAATCACTACTAACCCTATCTTTTATCTTCTGAATACCGCGCCATGCTACGTTTACCGAAGCATTACGGTCGGCATGATCTTGGTTCAGCTTACAATTAGCGTTAGTACAGGTGAAACGTCTACTTTTCCTACTACCACGTTCACCACAACATGAACATGTCTTCGAGTTGTGGTAAGCATCAACGACCGTCGTGGGTATCTCGTCCCAGTTAGCCTTGTACTCAGCCATGTCCTGAAGCGTCCTGAACGGTAGTTTATGCAGTCGTCGGTTCATGTACGAACCATACTCTATGCTATCGCGTATGTCCGTCATGTCTTCAAACACGATTAATGGCTTTTCAAACTCTTGGGCGAACTCCACGATAGCCCTTGAAATACGGTGTAGCACCCAGTTAGTGTATCCCTCTTCCTTGTCGCTGAACCTGTTACGCACAGAAGTCTTATGGTGTTCTTGGCAACGTCTACGTATATCGTGTAGCTTCTGACGAACGTGTTTAACGCTACCGTAGTCCAAAACCAATGTACCCTTCGCATCCATACTGTCTCTATCTAGCGCGGTAAGTGCAACGTTTCTCTCGTTGATGTCCACTCCTATTACAGTCTCGGAGTTCTCTTTCTCTCTTACATCGGCTTCGTACTGTATCGGGACGTGTAGGTAGTACACGCCCTCTCGATACAGGACTTCTGCCTGACCAAGACTGTACTCAT
This genomic interval from Candidatus Afararchaeum irisae contains the following:
- a CDS encoding transposase, whose amino-acid sequence is HPEPSPPSTDKNSAYPLVLAHGEGYRLWQKDDSRIGFRISAKPRKQVRGFLRGRHSDLELLREALKEDNDEYSLGQAEVLYREGVYYLHVPIQYEADVREKENSETVIGVDINERNVALTALDRDSMDAKGTLVLDYGSVKHVRQKLHDIRRRCQEHHKTSVRNRFSDKEEGYTNWVLHRISRAIVEFAQEFEKPLIVFEDMTDIRDSIEYGSYMNRRLHKLPFRTLQDMAEYKANWDEIPTTVVDAYHNSKTCSCCGERGSRKSRRFTCTNANCKLNQDHADRNASVNVAWRGIQKIKDRVSSDYRTRKTPPRVRKVSLCGSGRHVNRPTSSTDIASVGVLS